The following proteins are encoded in a genomic region of Sylvia atricapilla isolate bSylAtr1 chromosome 14, bSylAtr1.pri, whole genome shotgun sequence:
- the LOC136367648 gene encoding E3 ubiquitin/ISG15 ligase TRIM25-like isoform X1, whose translation MAKAGEGLEAELTCPVCLGLYQQPVSLSCGHNFCRRCIEEVLGAQQRNPRGPSTCPICRAYLGPTAELQNNFKLSGILEAFQAIASKGQRAGRESLEREETGVVPCEHCLDGSQPAVKTCLVCEASMCQAHLSKHNAKGFHQEHVLVEVGAGRAEERRCAHHGKLLECYCPREDMCVCILCSIDGAHKGHEVITMKEGHDRQLVKLADTMRELQKFKSDLAAVLEELQERENQVKISTKTLISKLFNELFNDIETELQEKKTMILSDILSKEEENLAVIANSRNKMEQKRDQAEENLQALQRIKEQSDVFLFFKDLKLVTDRIGSLDLDTESVDVKEVKLDWRMISQYKRLEKQLLSQLNSLLQDVREKLTNLNEAEQEKKRVVVEEQDPHYFDFDYFLDKYVQDWKKRHQK comes from the exons ATGGCTAAAGCCGGGGAGGGCCTGGAGGCCGAGCTGACCTGCCCCGTCTGCCTGGGACTGTACCAGCAGCCGGTGTCGCTGAGCTGCGGCCACAACTTCTGCCGGCGCTGCATTGAGGAGGTGCTGGGAGCTCAGCAGAGGAATCCCCGGGGCCCCTCCACCTGCCCCATTTGCAGGGCCTACCTGGGGCCCACCGCCGAGCTGCAGAACAACTTCAAGCTTAGCGGCATCCTGGAGGCTTTTCAGGCCATCGCTTCCAAAGGACAGCGGGCTGGAAGGGAAAGCCTCGAACGGGAGGAGACGGGCGTGGTTCCCTGTGAGCACTGCCTGGATGGCTCCCAGCCGGCCGTGAAAACCTGCCTGGTTTGCGAGGCCTCCATGTGCCAGGCCCACCTGAGCAAACACAACGCCAAGGGTTTCCATCAGGAGCACGTCCTGGTGGAGGTGGGAGCGGGCCGGGCGGAGGAGAGGAGGTGCGCCCATCACGGCAAGCTGCTGGAATGCTACTGCCCGCGGGAGGACATGTGCGTCTGCATACTCTGCTCCATCGACGGCGCCCACAAAGGCCACGAGGTCATCACCATGAAGGAGGGACACGACAGACAGCTG GTTAAACTCGCCGACACCAtgagagagctgcagaaatttAAAAGTGATTTAGCTGCTGTCCTAGAAGAGCTTCAGGAACGCGAGAATCAGGTCAAG ATCAGTACCAAAACACTGATTTCTAAGCTCTTTAATGAGCTGTTTAATGATATAGAGACAGAGCTTCAGGAGAAAAAGACTATGATCCTGAGTGACATTCTGtctaaagaggaagaaaatctggCAGTCATTGCCAACTCGAGGAACAAAATGGAACAGAAGAGAGACCAGGCTGAGGAGAATCTTCAGGCTTTGCAGAGGATAAAAGAGCAGTCAgatgttttcctcttcttcaaA GATCTGAAACTGGTCACAGACAG GATTGGGAGTCTGGATCTGGACACTGAGAGTGTGGATGTGAAGGAAGTGAAGCTGGACTGGAGAATGATTTCCCAGTacaaaaggctggaaaagcagctgctgtcacagctgaaCTCTCTGCTGCAGGACGTGCGTG agaagcTCACCAACTTAaatgaagcagagcaggagaag AAAAGAGTCGTTGTGGAGGAACAAGACCCACACTACTttgattttgattatttctTGGACAAATATGTCCAAGACTGGAAAAAGAGACATCAGAAatga
- the LOC136367648 gene encoding E3 ubiquitin/ISG15 ligase TRIM25-like isoform X2 encodes MAKAGEGLEAELTCPVCLGLYQQPVSLSCGHNFCRRCIEEVLGAQQRNPRGPSTCPICRAYLGPTAELQNNFKLSGILEAFQAIASKGQRAGRESLEREETGVVPCEHCLDGSQPAVKTCLVCEASMCQAHLSKHNAKGFHQEHVLVEVGAGRAEERRCAHHGKLLECYCPREDMCVCILCSIDGAHKGHEVITMKEGHDRQLVKLADTMRELQKFKSDLAAVLEELQERENQVKISTKTLISKLFNELFNDIETELQEKKTMILSDILSKEEENLAVIANSRNKMEQKRDQAEENLQALQRIKEQSDVFLFFKDLKLVTDRIGSLDLDTESVDVKEVKLDWRMISQYKRLEKQLLSQLNSLLQDVREKLTNLNEAEQEKFQGDLSRVSGLRLSFTLKEGSQIYSHLLFCH; translated from the exons ATGGCTAAAGCCGGGGAGGGCCTGGAGGCCGAGCTGACCTGCCCCGTCTGCCTGGGACTGTACCAGCAGCCGGTGTCGCTGAGCTGCGGCCACAACTTCTGCCGGCGCTGCATTGAGGAGGTGCTGGGAGCTCAGCAGAGGAATCCCCGGGGCCCCTCCACCTGCCCCATTTGCAGGGCCTACCTGGGGCCCACCGCCGAGCTGCAGAACAACTTCAAGCTTAGCGGCATCCTGGAGGCTTTTCAGGCCATCGCTTCCAAAGGACAGCGGGCTGGAAGGGAAAGCCTCGAACGGGAGGAGACGGGCGTGGTTCCCTGTGAGCACTGCCTGGATGGCTCCCAGCCGGCCGTGAAAACCTGCCTGGTTTGCGAGGCCTCCATGTGCCAGGCCCACCTGAGCAAACACAACGCCAAGGGTTTCCATCAGGAGCACGTCCTGGTGGAGGTGGGAGCGGGCCGGGCGGAGGAGAGGAGGTGCGCCCATCACGGCAAGCTGCTGGAATGCTACTGCCCGCGGGAGGACATGTGCGTCTGCATACTCTGCTCCATCGACGGCGCCCACAAAGGCCACGAGGTCATCACCATGAAGGAGGGACACGACAGACAGCTG GTTAAACTCGCCGACACCAtgagagagctgcagaaatttAAAAGTGATTTAGCTGCTGTCCTAGAAGAGCTTCAGGAACGCGAGAATCAGGTCAAG ATCAGTACCAAAACACTGATTTCTAAGCTCTTTAATGAGCTGTTTAATGATATAGAGACAGAGCTTCAGGAGAAAAAGACTATGATCCTGAGTGACATTCTGtctaaagaggaagaaaatctggCAGTCATTGCCAACTCGAGGAACAAAATGGAACAGAAGAGAGACCAGGCTGAGGAGAATCTTCAGGCTTTGCAGAGGATAAAAGAGCAGTCAgatgttttcctcttcttcaaA GATCTGAAACTGGTCACAGACAG GATTGGGAGTCTGGATCTGGACACTGAGAGTGTGGATGTGAAGGAAGTGAAGCTGGACTGGAGAATGATTTCCCAGTacaaaaggctggaaaagcagctgctgtcacagctgaaCTCTCTGCTGCAGGACGTGCGTG agaagcTCACCAACTTAaatgaagcagagcaggagaag TTTCAGGGAGACCTAAGCAGAGTCTCAGGCCTAAGGCTGTCCTTCACCTTAAAAGAAGGGAGTCAGATCTATTCACATCTCCTGTTCTGCCATTAA
- the SLC26A2 gene encoding sulfate transporter, with protein sequence MAAMTETNNIHAVMEGPEGDDAKCNFHPRMFLEPREKKSSVKALLVKQAKKTCSCTPAKMKDCILGFFPILQWLPKYNLREDLLGDVMSGVIVGVLLVPQSIAYSLLAGLEPIYGLYTSFFSCIIYCIFGTSRHISVSIFGVVCLMVGQVVDREVERAGFDPEPTVLGALPAPGGDGNVTGNGTVPAPLCDKSCYAMAVAATMTFISGVYQVAMGFFQVGFVSVYLSDSLLSGFVTGASITVLTSQVKYLLGLDIPRSGGVGSLITTWINIFRNIHRTNICDLLTSFLCFLVLVPAKELNERFKSKLKAPIPVELFVVVAATLASHFGKLRETYGSSISGHIPTGFLPPRPPDWSLLPNVALDAIPIAIIGFAITVSLSEMFAKKHGYSVRANQEMYAIGFCNIIPAFFHCFTTSAALAKTLVKESTGCRTQVSGLVTSLVILLVLLVIAPLFYSLQKCVLAVITIVNLRGALRKFRDLPKMWHLSKVDTVIWGVTMAATALISTEIGLLVGVCFSMLCVIFRTQRPEAPLLGWVAESETYESLAAYKNLQTKPGVVVFRFEAPLYYINKECFKSSLYKQTGVNPAWVKAAKKKAEKRMLREKEAGSGDDQSSTPVDLGLEPVGFHTIVIDCCAVQFLDTAGIRTLKEVCKDYGDIDVHVLLAQCNPSVRSSLLRGEFFREGEDHLLFHSVHQAVDFALGTQGASKN encoded by the exons ATGGCAGCAATGACAGAGACCAACAATATCCATGCAGTGATGGAAGGGCCAGAAGGAGATGATGCCAAGTGCAATTTCCATCCCAGAATGTTCCTGGAGCCCCGAGAGAAGAAGAGCAGCGTGAAGGCTCTGCTGGTGaagcaagcaaagaaaactTGCAGCTGCACCCCAGCCAAAATGAAAGATTGCATTTTGGGCTTTTTCCCTATTTTACAGTGGCTTCCAAAATACAACCTGAGGGAGGATCTGCTGGGGGATGTCATGTCTGGTGTGATCGTGGGGGTGCTGCTGGTCCCACAGTCCATTGCCTACTCTCTCCTGGCCGGGCTGGAGCCCATCTACGGCCTCTAcacctcctttttctcctgcatcATTTACTGCATCTTCGGCACCTCCCGCCACATCTCCGTCAGCATCTTCGGGGTGGTTTGCCTCATGGTGGGCCAGGTGGTGGATCGAGAGGTGGAGAGAGCTGGTTTTGACCCAGAGCCCACAGTGCTcggtgccctgccagccccgggaGGGGACGGGAATGTCACCGGCAACGGGACGGTGCCAGCGCCGCTCTGTGACAAAAGCTGCTACGCCATGGCCGTGGCTGCCACCATGACCTTCATCTCGGGAGTTTACCAG GTGGCCATGGGTTTCTTCCAAGTGGGCTTTGTGTCCGTGTACCTCTCGGATTCTCTGCTGAGTGGCTTTGTCACAGGGGCCTCCATCACTGTCCTCACCTCACAAGTCAAGTACCTGCTGGGCCTGGACATTCCTCGGAGCGGGGGCGTGGGCTCCCTCATCACCACCTGGATAAACATCTTCAGGAACATCCACAGGACCAACATCTGCGACCTCCTCACCAGCTTCCTGTGCTTCCTGGTGCTCGTCCCAGCCAAAGAGCTCAACGAACGCTTCAAATCCAAGCTGAAGGCTCCAATTCCAGTGGAGCTCTTCGTGGTTGTGGCGGCCACTCTGGCCTCCCACTTCGGGAAGCTGAGAGAGACCTACGGCTCCAGCATTTCTGGCCACATCCCCACTGGCTTTCTGCCACCACGCCCTCCAGACTGGAGCCTGCTTCCCAACGTGGCGCTGGATGCCATCCCCATCGCCATCATCGGCTTTGCCATCACCGTGTCCCTGTCGGAGATGTTTGCCAAGAAGCACGGCTACTCGGTGAGGGCCAACCAGGAGATGTACGCCATCGGCTTCTGCAACATCATCCCCGCCTTCTTCCACTGCTTCACCACCAGCGCAGCCCTTGCCAAGACCCTGGTCAAGGAGTCCACGGGCTGCAGGACCCAAGTGTCCGGCCTGGTGACCAGTCTGGTGATCCTCCTGGTCCTCCTGGTGATCGCACCTTTGTTTTACTCCCTGCAGAAATGCGTCCTGGCCGTCATCACCATCGTCAACCTCCGCGGAGCCCTGCGCAAATTCCGCGACCTGCCCAAGATGTGGCACCTGAGCAAGGTGGACACGGTGATCTGGGGGGTGACCATGGCAGCCACGGCGCTCATCAGCACCGAGATCGGGCTGCTGGTGGGGGTCTGCTTCTCCATGCTCTGCGTCATCTTCCGCACGCAGCGGCCCGAGGCGCcgctgctgggctgggtggcCGAGTCGGAGACCTACGAGTCCCTGGCTGCCTACAAGAACCTGCAAACCAAGCCTGGCGTCGTGGTGTTCCGATTCGAGGCCCCTCTCTACTACATCAACAAGGAGTGCTTCAAATCCTCCCTCTACAAGCAAACCGGCGTCAACCCCGCGTGGGTGAAGGCGGCCAAGAAGAAAGCGGAGAAGAGAATGCTCCGGGAGAAAGAGGCGGGGTCTGGGGACGACCAGAGCAGCACCCCCGTGGATTTGGGGTTGGAACCTGTGGGGTTTCACACCATAGTGATCGACTGCTGCGCCGTGCAGTTCCTGGACACGGCCGGGATCCGCACGCTCAAGGAGGTCTGCAAGGACTACGGGGACATCGACGTGCACGTGCTGCTGGCCCAGTGCAACCCTTCTGTCAGGAGCTCCCTGCTCCGGGGGGAGTTCTTCAGAGAAGGGGAGGACCACCTGCTCTTCCACAGCGTGCACCAGGCCGTGGACTTCGCCCTGGGCACGCAGGGTGCTTCCAAGAACTAG